From the genome of Phytohabitans rumicis, one region includes:
- a CDS encoding DUF4331 domain-containing protein yields MSIRTRLSTRRGAAALAAMAVLGGAGLYGLGPSGAVASSHREAPLIAADPAVDNTDLYAFVSPDRPDYVTFVANWIPFEEPNGGPNFYPFATDATYNINVDSDGDAKADAVFRWKFKTTDKRGTKTFLYNNGPVTSLNDENLLVRQTYTLESSFNGKPFKTRVTDGPVAPSRVGPASMPDYAKLRDQAAIQLPGGWKIFAGQADDPFFLDLRVFDLLYGGDLSETGQDTLAGYNVNTIVLQVPFKDVALNGDAKRNPNIGVWTTTDRPRVRLAGGGSTGDRVQVSRLGNPLVNEVVVPAALKDAFNASRPDQDGKNPTIVKRVTNPEVPQLIEQIYGIPAPKAPRNDLVEIFLTGITTKAGGPIKADLNSQLNNKDVNPKRFVPSEMLRLNLTVPVTAEPNRLGVLAGDLQGFPNGRRLTDDVVDIEVQALEGAAQTGKIVDALAAGDKVDANDQAFSGKFPYLALPNGVGVNTGGDGVAPAAADDSSKGPELTPAGFASRDGDGMPATIAAAAVGSRRAQGWPC; encoded by the coding sequence ATGTCCATACGTACCCGACTCTCCACGCGCCGCGGCGCCGCCGCACTCGCGGCGATGGCCGTGCTCGGCGGCGCGGGGCTGTACGGCCTCGGCCCGAGCGGCGCCGTAGCCTCCAGCCACCGCGAGGCTCCCCTGATCGCGGCCGACCCGGCCGTCGACAACACCGACCTGTACGCCTTCGTCAGCCCCGACCGGCCGGACTACGTCACCTTCGTGGCGAACTGGATCCCGTTCGAGGAGCCGAACGGCGGGCCGAACTTCTACCCGTTCGCCACCGACGCGACGTACAACATCAACGTCGACAGCGACGGCGACGCCAAGGCGGACGCGGTCTTCCGGTGGAAGTTCAAGACGACCGACAAGCGCGGCACCAAGACGTTCCTCTACAACAACGGCCCGGTGACCTCGCTCAACGACGAGAACCTGCTGGTGCGCCAGACGTACACGCTGGAGTCCTCGTTCAACGGCAAGCCGTTCAAGACCCGAGTGACGGACGGACCGGTGGCGCCGTCCCGCGTCGGCCCGGCCTCGATGCCGGACTACGCCAAGCTGCGCGACCAGGCCGCGATCCAGCTGCCCGGCGGCTGGAAGATCTTCGCGGGCCAGGCCGACGACCCGTTCTTCCTGGACCTGCGGGTCTTCGACCTGCTGTACGGCGGCGACCTGAGCGAGACCGGTCAGGACACGCTCGCCGGCTACAACGTCAACACGATCGTCCTGCAGGTGCCGTTCAAGGACGTGGCGCTGAACGGCGACGCGAAGCGCAACCCCAACATCGGCGTCTGGACCACCACCGACCGCCCGCGCGTGCGGCTCGCCGGTGGCGGCTCGACGGGTGACCGCGTGCAGGTCTCCCGGCTGGGCAACCCGCTGGTCAACGAGGTCGTCGTGCCTGCGGCGCTGAAGGACGCGTTCAACGCCTCCCGTCCGGACCAGGACGGCAAGAACCCGACCATCGTCAAGCGGGTCACCAACCCCGAGGTGCCGCAGCTGATCGAACAGATCTACGGCATCCCGGCACCCAAGGCACCGCGCAACGACCTGGTCGAGATCTTCCTGACCGGCATCACCACCAAGGCCGGTGGTCCAATCAAGGCCGACCTCAACTCCCAGCTCAACAACAAGGATGTCAACCCGAAGCGGTTCGTCCCGTCCGAGATGCTGCGGCTGAACCTGACGGTGCCCGTCACCGCCGAGCCCAACCGGCTCGGGGTGCTGGCCGGCGACCTGCAGGGCTTCCCGAACGGCCGGCGGCTGACCGACGACGTGGTCGACATCGAGGTGCAGGCGCTTGAGGGCGCGGCACAGACCGGCAAGATCGTCGACGCGCTCGCGGCCGGCGACAAGGTGGACGCCAACGACCAGGCGTTCAGCGGCAAGTTCCCCTACCTCGCCCTGCCCAACGGCGTCGGCGTCAACACCGGTGGCGACGGCGTCGCACCGGCCGCGGCCGACGACTCGTCGAAGGGCCCCGAGCTGACCCCTGCCGGGTTCGCCAGCCGGGACGGCGACGGCATGCCCGCCACCATCGCGGCGGCGGCTGTGGGGTCGCGGCGAGCGCAGGGCTGGCCCTGCTGA